The DNA segment GCAATGGCAGGGCAGAGCTGAAAAGGAGTACCCTTCTCAATAAAGCAGAGCCTTCCAAAAACAGTAAATTCTAGCAAAAGCCTGAACAAAAGGGTCAACAGAGGGACTTTCTATCCCtctatgtttgtctttttctgtgaaaaaggccagatactgaattattttaggctttgtgaacCATATGGTCTTTTTCACAACTACTCAGTACTGTGCTAGTAGCATGAAAACAGcaacagacaatatgtaaacagaGGAGCCTGGCTACTTTAGAATgaaactttgtttacaaaaacatAGGATTGGACCTGCGGGCCATAGTTTGCTAAGGCTAGTGTAGAACAATGGTTCACAACTTTACTGCAAACTGGAGTTACCAGAGGCTATTTAAAATCTATTAATGCCTGGCTCCCACCTCCAACCACTGAGAGTTTTCAAAGCGCCCCAGGTGAGTCTAATGTGCAGTCAGATTTGGGAAACAAGGTTCTGAAAACTTGTTCTTCAAACCATAATCCAGAAACATCCACATCAACTGGGAgccttatacatttttatttgtccctgttaaaaaaaagaaataaaataaaatggtggattTTGTATTTATCCTTTCTACTCTTTGTAGGTCTCCATCTCATTAAACCTAGGGCACCCTAATAAAAACTACTAGAAATGATGAAACTTGTTAAATGgctacatatataaaaatcaatacataaGAATAATCACTAGATAAAAATGGGAATTAGGAAAAATATCTCACTCACATTAGGACagtctataaaataaattttagcaagagGCCCAAAcctagataaaaaaaattataaagttctaCTGAAGTGTACAAACAAGATATGAACATGGAATGATAGTATGTTCTTGAATGGGAAGATCTTAAAATGTCACTGCTCCAGAACTAATGTAGAAATTTCATACAATCCTGATTTTAATCTCAGTAAGTttcttttttaggggcgcctgggtggctcagtcacattgtgtgttcaacttcggctcaggtcatgatctcacagttcgtgggttcaagcgctgcatctggctctgtgctgacagctcagatcctggagcctgtttcagattctgcatctccctctctgtctctgcctgtcccccgcttgtggtttgtctctctctctcaaaacaaaacaaaacaaaaaactcaataaacattaaaaaaaataaaattataaggcaGCATCCTAAAGAATTCTTAGGTCAAAAAATTATACTTCTATgctatttttataatactttttaatgtttatttatttttgagagaggcagagagacaaagcacgagtggggaaggggaagagaagaagggagacacagaatctgaagcaggctccaggctctgtgctgacagcagagagtccaaaccagggctcaaactcagaaccttgagatcatgacctgagccaaagtcagatgcttaagcgactgagacacccaggtgcccctatgctacttttaaaatgaaaataagaaaacctaGAACATATGACACAATCAGAACTATATTCAGAAGAATATTTTTAGCCTTAGGCTTTTAATtattaagaggaaataaaaataaactgttcaAGAagttaaacaacaaaataagtatcaattttgtaatatttatagaaaaggaTTGCCATCCTTCAATAATATTTTGAGAGTCTTGCTTTCCCATAGGAAAGGGAAAGTTGCAAGGAATATTCCTCCCACATtaacaaaaatcaagaaaaaaaggctAGATCATCTAAACTTTTTTTGAGCCTATCAGTGAGTAAGGTTGCAAGGCAACTGGTAAACTGAATTCAAAAGGGTGGCAAGTCCCTCTGAGAAGGTGATACACTCAAACTGGTCCACCTTTGGCAGAACATCAGGGGAGGCGGAGGTGGAAACCAGTAGCCCAAAGAGTGGATAACAAAACAACGGATACTTTGACAAATTCTTAAAGCCCAATGTGTGTGAAAATAACAACACAAATTCTGGGAGCCCCCACACAAGGGAAACCACCTCCACTCACGAACTTTTTTTCATAGACCTCAAGCAGCACTCATGAGAAAGAttgggggcagggctggagacCTAATGGAGCCCCTCAGTGGGACAGGTGGACAAATGCAGAGTGGCTACCTCTGGAGGACAAGCACAGAACCTAGAACCTtaggttttaaaaaacatatgtcaAGTTTAACATCACTGGTATTGAGACAAACTAGCACTATATATGCCCCTGAAATGACATACTACGGACACATTATTACCTAAGTAGTATTTCAGCCCAAAAACTCTGACTCAGATTTAATTATGTGGAAACAAAAAGCAACGTTAGAGACATTCTACTAAACATGTATCGTGGACCCTTCAGACCTGTCAGaatcatgaaaggaaaaagaaaggctgGGAAACCGTTGTAGATTAAAGGCCACTAGAGGCATAATGCAATTTAATACAACTCCTGACCCTTGATTATGCCCAGCAGTGGATCAAATAAACACATCTTTGTGAAatttttcagagagaagaaaagaatcaaacttcaaaaatggaaaaaacaatgaTCATGTTTACACCAATGAGGATCCAGAGTGGCTTTAAGCTTCTCAACACACTTAAAATCCAGAAGGTAATGGAACAATGCCAtcaaaattcagaaggaaaatgtTTCCAATATAGAATTCTAACCCCAGCCAAGACTTCGGTTAAGCATGatggtaaaataaagaaattttcagaCATACAAGATCCCCCAAATATACCCTTTCTCAAGAAGCCACTGAAGATGCTTTCCACCCAAGGagggaaataaagaacaaaaaataccCATGAAAttagaaagcagaaaaaacagCATGAGATAAAGAAAGGAGTCTCTAGGATGATGGCAAAGGGAGATGCCTGGGTAACAGGTGTCCTGGAGGGCAAACGTGATTGAATCTACGTGACTCAGGTATAATAGGCACAGTGAGACTCTCGCAGCTACATCCTCAGCCTCTGCACAGTCTTTTTAACCTTACAACATGTCAGGTGATGTTTTCTaccaaaaaggaagaaaccaagaaaaaagaccAGAAACCCAAGAGGCAGGAATTCCAAcccaagagaagggcagagagtttCAGTGTTGACAACAAACATATTTCAGGATGATAAGTGTGTAGCAGGCCTGGAAATAAACCAGCCCACataggagagagaagggagtctCTGATAAGaaggtttccaaaaaaaaaaaaaaaattggaattgcTACATTATGTTACAAAACCAAACTTATGCAAATCGAACTGAGGGACCATTTAAAGGAAGAATTAGCTGTATAACAAGGAAAATTAAGGCGGTTATTaacttcaagaaaacaaaaaactgataCTCAAAATATACTATAACATTCAgctgagaatattttcatttcataataatGTAAACACTAAACATAGATCTAACCTGAAATTACAAGATTATTGTATCTCATGAGAAGATAATCGTGTCTGAAATCACTGAGTCAATAAATAGCATTACACATTTGTGATTTAGAATTCTGGAATTAAGTAAATGCCAGAAGAAACAGCAAATAGATTCTAAATTGGTTCCCTCTAGAAGGAGGAGTGAAGATGTGTGTATAGGAAACGATATTGTTGTTGGCCCTCTAGTTCTGTTAGACTTTCCAAACCGTGTGCATGTGTCATTTTGAGAATCATTTTCTTTAATCAATGATTTATCAGGTCTTAGTAAAGTTCTGTGAAATGTAATGTCACTGGTAGAGTCTTATTTTGCTATACGAGAGCATTTCAACAAATTTGAGACAAATTATAGAATTACCTTGAGAAATATTAAACTGATATTGCTTAGAGGAATCACTGAATTATGGGTATTGCTCACAGACAGCACCTTGGAAGAAGTGGATCATAAGCTGGGATGGTGTATGTTACAAAGAAAAAGGCCCCAGCAAAATCCTCTGAGGGGAGAATGTGAAAATTAAACCAAGAGTCTGATTTCCCAAGACTATTGCTCTTCCTCTCCCTTAAGTGTTCCATCAAGAATGGCTATCCCTACACCTCTTCCAGAGCTTCCTTGGGCTCCTCTGGATGATACTGGCATAGGTATGAAAGGTAGTTTTTTCTTAGGTTGATGGATTTATAGTCAAAGCAGGAACATTTGCTCAAAATTATCTGAAATGTGTCATATATCGTCTAGTTCATTAATTCAAAACATATTTACTGATACCTAACCTGTATCAGGCCCAGTGCTAGCCACTGGAGATaggataataaaaatgacaaaggtCTCTGGCCAAAGGACAACAGTTTAGGAATTAGGATTCCTCCAGGCAACTAACAGCACTGTCATCTGCATCTACCAACCCCTCCTATCCTGAGCATCTTAAAGTGCCAAATGTGTCCTCAGTCTGGGAATATGAACCCCAGCAGATGCCCAGGCCAGAAACACAGGAAATCTACTTACACTGTAATAATGTAAGAGGGTGGCTGAGttagttcagcgtctgacttctgctcaagtcttgatctcacagtttgagaattcaagccctgcgttgggctctgtgctgacagctcggcggagcctggagcctgcttcggattctgtgtctccccttctcactgctcctctgctctctcgctctctctctctctctctctctctctctctctctctctgattaaaaataaagcattaagaaaaaaattttaaaaataatttaagagggTACATAAAAGACAAATTGATGTTTCCAACAGGAAAAGTAAAATTTGTTTGTGAGGAGGAGATAGGACTAAAATAAAAGACAGCATTTAATCTAAACCATTTCCTGtgacttgaatttcttttttgaaaattggcCGCCTTATCGTTCTCTTAGTCACCTTTTCTCTAGGCTTATTGGGGGCGTACTCCCTCCCAGCAACCTCCATCTGCTTGGAAAACAgaatcaagagaatgaaaagccaTGATGACACATCCTCCACTGGATGAAAATATTAGGGGAAAATCAATAAATGCACTACCATATGCATAAAACCTATGAATGTCCCCTTCAGACTAATGCAGCAAATTTTACATCACCGAGAGAGCAGCTGTGAACCGTGGCTTCAAGTAATGAGGAGTATTTGAAACATCTGCAAATCACTGCTCCTCCTAATTGCCAAGCAACATCATTACTTTAGTTCTCTCCAAGTAAATACTCTCACTGATGGCCAGAGGAAGATACATGTTTATCAAAGATTCATCTCTTGGGCTCCTCTTTGCCCAAAACGCTGTTGGGTTTCTTGTGTTCCTGTTTGTCTCATGCTAGTGCATGTAGATCCATGCCatttctgattattattatttttttaatcaaaactagtcttttttttttttttttcctactagcAATCCGTAACCGTAATCCATAACCGTTTTTGAGAGGTACAGTCTCGGTCAGGACCCTCCTCTCTGGTGTGTCAGTCCCGGTTAGCATGCGCTTTTGCAAAGGCCGGGCAAAGCGACCTTCTGCCCTGTTTTGTGCTCTTCCTGTAAATTGAATAGCGAACGGGAGAGGCACCCAGAACTCAGTGGTCCCCGCCGCCACTGCGAGCGCGCTGTGGGAGCCGCGGCAGAGATTGGAAGGGCATCCACCGGGACTGGGAGGAGAGCCACGGAGAAGGTGGAGAATAGGAATCATGTGTGTTCCTCGAGTGTACAACCCACATTTGAGTGACAAATGACGAGGACAACCTATAAAAACAACTAAGCGCGAGTCTACCCGAATCCATTTCCCTCTCTGTTGCGTGTGCGTTTTCAACAAACTTTGAGCGCCCCTCGCAGCCTCGCCTCCACCTGGGTTTCCCTCGCTTCCTACCTCCGCTCCCCCCAGGCTAAGGATGGAGGATCCCTTCAGCCCCTCAACTTTCTCGCTGGCGCCCAACGTCTCCGTACCCGTCTTTCCCGGCTGGGGTCTCAACTTCACTTCGGAACAGGGAGCCCCGGccccggggccgccgccgccgcctccgccgcctcCCGGACCGCCCGGCCGCCACGTCCGCCTGGTCTTCCTGGGGGTCATCTTGGTGGTGGCGGTGGCCGGCAACAGCACTGTGCTGTGCCGCCTGTGCGGGGGTGCCGGGCCGTGGGCGGGCCCCAAGCGTCGCAAGATGGACTTCCTGCTCGTGCAGCTGGCCCTCGCTGACCTGTACGCGTGCGGAGGCACCGCGCTGTCGCAGCTGGCCTGGGAGCTGCTGGGCGAGCCGCGCCGGGCGGCGGGAGACCTGTCGTGCCGCTTCGTGCAGCTGCTGCAGGCGTCCGGCCGAGGCGCCTCGGCCCACCTCGTGGTACTCATTGCCCTCGAACGCCAGCGCACCGTGCGCCGGCCGCAGGGCCCGCCGCTGCCAGCGCGCGCCCTCGCCGCCCTGGGCTGGCTGCTGGCGCTGCTGCTGGCGCTGCCCCCCGCCTTCGTGGTGCGCGGGGGCGCCCCCTCGCCGCCACCCGCCGCGCCCTCGGCCCCCCGCGCTTGGTCCGGGGAGCGTCGCTGCCGTGACATCTTCGCGCCTCTGCCGCGCTGGCACCTGCAGGTCTATGCGCTTTACGAGGCCGTCGCGGGCTTCGTGGCGCCGGTCGCGGTCATGGGCGTAGCTTGCAGCCGCCTGCTCTGCGCCTGGTGGCAGCGCCCGCCCCAGGCCCCGCCGCCTTCAGCGCCCTGGTGGGCGAGTCCCGGCCGAGCCCCTGCGCCCAGCGCGCTGCCACGCGCTAAGGTACAGAGTCTGAAGATGAGCCTGGCGCTGGCGCTGCTGTTCGTGAGCTGCGAGCTTCCCTACTTCGCTGCCCGGCTGGCGGCCGTGTGGTCGTCGGGACAGGTGGGAGACTGGGAGGCCGAGGAAGTGGCGGCCGCGCTGCACCTCGTGGGAGTGGCCAACAGCGCTCTCGATCCCTTCGTTTACCTCTTCTTCCAGGCAGGCGACTGCCGGCTCCTGCGGCGGCTGCGGAGGCGCCTGGGCGCAGTCTGCTGTTCGTGGGAGGGAACAGCGGAGGACGATGAGGGGACGGGGGGCCACCAAGCGCTGCACCGCCACCGCTGGCCCCACCCCCATTATCACCACGCTAGACGCGAACAGCCAGAAGAGGGCTGCTGGCGCCCACCTCCGCCTCGCCCCCGGCCGCTGCCCTGCTCCTGCGAAAGCGCTTTCTAGCTGCTCCATGGCCACTCAGGTCACCGTCGCCGCCGCACGGCCTCCACGGAACACGCGGCGGGCCCGGGTCTATCCAGATCACAACGGGCAGGAGAGTCTCAGATTGACCCTGAAGCTGTCCCCTTcctacactctctctttctaatgtTTACATTTCCCTACACTTTTCCAggttcttctctccctttcagtTCCTCTCACATTTCCCAGTTTGGAGATGAGAGTTTGAGCCACTGGAAATTTTAAGAACAGTCAAAGATACACAGAgttatttttgcatttctctttgaCGCTCCCATAGTGTTCTGGATAAGATAATTTGTTTTAGCGAAATTGCCAAGCTTTCATTATTTGCTGTGTTATCATctgcttttacttattttgaatcGTGTTTAAATCAAGTGTACCTTCCAGACCAGAGAATTTGCCTTTGCTTCCAGGAGGAAAATCCCCACATTGCTCTCCCTGAGGAGCCTGGAAATTGTACCAGCGATACTGTCAGAACTATAATCGTGCTGTCACTTCAGAGCCACAgagtatttgtaaaataaaaacatttcccaCAGAGCAATTAGTACTTTTTGTTACATGGTAATGCGttttcacagaagaaaagcagTGAGGCACTTATTTCCAGTCTTCCCTTCAATAGAAGCTGGggttttggagggacacaaaaaCGCTTCCCTTTGCCCCTTTCAAATTTGCCCAGTTTCTGTAGGAAATTGTGCCCTTACCCACGCGAGCCTCTACAGCTGAGACGCTGTGCTCCGGTGTAACCTCTCAGCAGAGTCCCCAGCAAACTAGCGAAGGGAAACACCAAGGTGGTGCCTATGGGCGGGGCTCACTGTCCCGGCTGGCGCTGCAACCACCCAATGTTGCATGTACGCAGaaaactacctttaaaaaaatgaaggcaaagccTATTGGTGTGGGCTGCTAAGAACAAGGTAAAGAAGCAGATTTAATTGATGACCTTCTCCTTTTAACTGTCCTTGGTCCTAGAGAGAAGTGGCAGCACTTATCAACAATATATCCATGTGTTTACCATTGCCTTTCATCTGAGAATCAGCATGCTTTCCATGATAGTGTTTCCTGTTTAAGCACAAATGTCAAACTAAAATGCAGAAAGGGGAAATGATTGCTGGAGTTCACTTGTAGGGCCAATGCTCTCTGAGGGCTTTCTTTGTTTACTTCGCCTATGTATcccaaactcttaaaaaaaaattttttttttaaatctttatttttgagagagagagagagagagcatgagcaggggaggaacagagagagagggagacacagaatccgaagaaggctccaggctctgagctgtcagcacatagcccaacgcggggctcgaacccacaaactgctagatcatgccctgagctgaagtcggatgcttaaccgactgagccacccaggcaccccatatgtaTCCCCAACACTTAAACAATGCTTAATGTGTACTAGGCACTCAACACATATATGTTGAATGACTCATAATATGAGTCAGGCAAAGATAGAATGTATACAAGATTTACAAAAACCTTCATTAAGCTTGATTTACCTTCCTCCAAAGTTTTGTCAAAAAATGTTAGAGTTACAggttttccttcatctttttaaTCATCCCCACCCTGCTTAGGATACCATGGGGTGTAATATACCGggaataagtcagtcaaagagaGAACACAGTGGTCTTCAGgacatttttattcatcattatttttcttcactaaTAAACATTAATTCCTTATTTTGTGCCAAGCAATGTTTTAGGGGTTGAACATGCTAAGATGAATAACACACATCTTTTCCCTCAAAGATCCTATAATCGTATGTAGGAGACAATCTGAAAATTACCACACAGTATCACATATGTTTTAACAAGGGTCCCAGTCATGGTGTCACATCACCATGAAAAAGAACATCTGACAACCTCAGGAGACTGAAGCCATCATTCCAATGATGGTATGAAGGACCAAGTAATGGGAAGGGGGGAATGTGTAAAGGGAGGGATCAGACAGAAGCTCTGAGAGACCTCAAAATATGacctggtggggcacctgggtggctcagtcggttaagcggccgacttcggctcaggtcatgatctcgcggtccgtgagttcgagccccgcgtcaggctctgtgctgacagctcagagcctggggcctgtttcagattctgtgtctccctctctctgaccctcccccgttcatgctctgtctttctctgtctcaaaaataaataagcgttaaaaaaaaaagtttaaaaaaaaaataaaaatatgacctGGTATGTTGTATCACTTTGAATGCTTGCAACTGAGATAATTTAAGCCAGCTAAGTCACCTTTTCTGTCATCTGTAATTTGAGAGCACCCtaacagaaaaatgaattcagCTGGTTTAAATCTGCTCTCTCGCATAAGTCCAGTGGTAGGAATGCTCCAGAGGTGGTTAGTTGAGTAGCTTCATAACTTCACAATCAAAGACCTAGctccttttcagttttctattCTGCCATCCTGAGCTGGTGGACTTGACATTAAGGTTGATATCCCTTGAAGTCACAGAATGACTGCTATGGTTCCAGGCATCACACTCAAATGTGTCAGTATCCAGAAAAAGAAGgatttctcttgtgttttgttttgtttttttttcttcactctataggaatgaagaaacatttctcaGAAGTCCCAAGCAGATGTTCCTGCATggctcattggccagaactataTCATATATCCATATCTAGACCATTGCAAGGGAAATGGGGCCACCATAATGGTTTAGACCTGGAGCTGAAGATGAGCTGCACAGGAAAGGGGTGAAAAAAATgagacttccattttttttttccttttaagaagaaaaatgaaggggaaatgTGTATGAGGGCAAGACTAAACTTTTATATAATTGCCAAACTGTTAAAGAGATGAGTTTTATTCTATTAGAGCTTTTAATCTGTGCCATCTGGAAATTATGAGAAATCTCCCTCTGGgtcaaaaatacagaatacaggggcacctgggtggctcagtcggttgaacatctgacttcggctcaggtcatgatcttgtggtctgtgagttcgagccccacatcaggctctgtgctgacagctcagagcctggagcctgcttcggattcagtgtctccctctctctctgctcctctcccacttatgctctctctctctgtcaaaaataaataaaacattaaaaacaaatacagagtacatattcatgtaattaatttgaaattaaactGTACTTTCCCTAGATTTTGTGGAAGATTTGGTTAAGCCCAATTCATACTGAAATACTTCAATGGCTAAGGAGCTTTCTCTAACCTTAATTAAATCTGACACTTGAAGGTAGATCGAGGTGATTTAGTTCCCATCTCTAGTGGCATTTGTAGATTAGAAATTTGAAGCATTCCCTCAGAATGATCAGCATCAATCCCAGGAAGCTGCATTGCTATAGACAACACAGAGATTGAGTTCTGTCCCCATAGAGGAAGCCCCAAGGGTTATTCTAAATTTACACTCTCAGTTGAGTGGGACATACCATTCAAACTTCACAGCAAAGGTAAATGAATGGTTGACTCTGACTTGATCTCTTTTTTAGGTATCACTCAAATAAGATATGACCAGAGGAGAAATTAAACCACACACTGGAGTTTGGGAGGAATCAAATTACATCTCCTCGCCCACTTCCCTCACACAGTTCCCCTTGGAATTTGATTTTAACTAAGCTGCCACACACAGGCCCAGACTGCAGGACTCCAGGAGGCACTATTCATATAGATGACAATGTAAATGTCAGCACCTGAACTTTAAAGTTAAATACAAAgaattctatattaaaaaaaaaaaaaagctgcatggTAACATACagctaaaataagtaaatatgacCTATTACATAATTTGAAGCAGATAGTATGAAGAAAACAGCCAGAAGTGTAACTAAAACTACAATTAGTGACTAGCTATAACTCATTTACTAAAAATAGAAGAGTCTAGCTCATTTGTGGAAGAGGAGGTGGATTTTTTTCTAAGCCACTTCctaggaaacacaaaagaaagtagaaaattggagGAGCTTCCCTCTTATTCCTAAAATGTTCTGATTGATCAAAGGAaagatattataaagaaaatgaagtctaattaaattaaatttgctGAGTTGTGAGGCAGTATAATGAAGAAAAGAGTAGTCTGTAGAGCTTACAGACCTAGACCTGAATTTCATCTCTaccacttagtagctgtgtgactttaggctgTTTGCTGAATctttctgagtcttggttttcttATCAGTAAAAATGGGGtttatgtggggcgcctgggtggcgcagtcggttaagcgtccgacttcagccaggtcacgatctcgcggtccatgagttcgagccccgcgtcaggctctgggctgatggctcagagcctggagcctgtttccgattctgtgtctccctctctctctgcccctcccccgttcatgctctgtctctctctgtcccaaaaataaataaacgttgaaaaaaaaatttttttaaatggggtttATGTTATCTACTTCATAGgattaatgtatgtaaaatacttgattggtcggggggggggggaatcctgtCAGCCTTCAGATTCACCCTAGTACTCAATATATGATACTATTA comes from the Prionailurus bengalensis isolate Pbe53 chromosome A1, Fcat_Pben_1.1_paternal_pri, whole genome shotgun sequence genome and includes:
- the GPR150 gene encoding probable G-protein coupled receptor 150; translated protein: MEDPFSPSTFSLAPNVSVPVFPGWGLNFTSEQGAPAPGPPPPPPPPPGPPGRHVRLVFLGVILVVAVAGNSTVLCRLCGGAGPWAGPKRRKMDFLLVQLALADLYACGGTALSQLAWELLGEPRRAAGDLSCRFVQLLQASGRGASAHLVVLIALERQRTVRRPQGPPLPARALAALGWLLALLLALPPAFVVRGGAPSPPPAAPSAPRAWSGERRCRDIFAPLPRWHLQVYALYEAVAGFVAPVAVMGVACSRLLCAWWQRPPQAPPPSAPWWASPGRAPAPSALPRAKVQSLKMSLALALLFVSCELPYFAARLAAVWSSGQVGDWEAEEVAAALHLVGVANSALDPFVYLFFQAGDCRLLRRLRRRLGAVCCSWEGTAEDDEGTGGHQALHRHRWPHPHYHHARREQPEEGCWRPPPPRPRPLPCSCESAF